In Staphylococcus saccharolyticus, one genomic interval encodes:
- a CDS encoding MogA/MoaB family molybdenum cofactor biosynthesis protein, translated as MHKHQHEGVHLNRNINVAILTVSDTRNDHTDKGGQLIRELLGDINVNVDENNYKIVKDNRETITKQLTYWLEDTQALDVIITTGGTGIAQRDVTIEAIRPLLSKELEGFGELFRYLSYAEDVGTRALLSRALGGACGHKLIFALPGSTGAIKLAIEKLIKPELNHLIHELNK; from the coding sequence ATGCATAAACATCAACATGAAGGTGTACATTTAAATAGGAATATCAATGTGGCAATATTAACCGTATCTGATACAAGAAATGATCACACAGATAAAGGTGGTCAACTTATACGTGAATTACTTGGTGATATTAATGTCAATGTTGATGAAAATAACTACAAAATCGTTAAAGATAATAGGGAGACAATTACTAAGCAATTGACATACTGGCTTGAGGATACCCAAGCATTAGATGTCATTATTACCACCGGTGGAACAGGTATTGCGCAACGCGATGTAACAATTGAAGCGATTCGCCCATTATTATCTAAAGAGTTAGAAGGCTTTGGTGAACTGTTTCGATATCTAAGTTATGCAGAAGATGTGGGCACACGTGCATTATTATCTAGAGCATTAGGTGGAGCATGTGGACATAAACTAATTTTTGCATTACCTGGGTCTACTGGAGCAATTAAACTCGCCATAGAAAAGTTAATTAAACCTGAACTCAATCATTTAATTCATGAACTGAATAAATAA
- the modB gene encoding molybdate ABC transporter permease subunit produces the protein MLDLTSFWISLQVAITSTIIVAIVGVLISKWLYNKKGNWVKILESFIILPIVLPPTVLGFILLIVFSTKSPVGQFFINILHLPIVFTLTGAILASVIVSCPLMYQHTINGFRSINQKMINTAKTMGASETKIFFKLILPLSKRSILAGIMMSFARAIGEFGATLMVAGYIPNKTNTLPLEIYFLVEQGKENEAWLWVLVLVAFAVTVIGTINLMNKDKYREVD, from the coding sequence ATGCTAGATTTAACGTCATTTTGGATTTCTCTACAAGTAGCCATAACAAGTACAATCATTGTTGCCATAGTCGGTGTGTTGATATCCAAATGGTTATATAATAAAAAAGGGAATTGGGTTAAAATTTTAGAAAGTTTTATTATATTACCTATCGTACTACCGCCTACAGTACTTGGTTTTATATTATTAATTGTCTTTTCCACGAAAAGCCCAGTAGGACAGTTTTTTATTAATATTTTACACTTACCAATTGTATTTACTTTGACAGGTGCAATTCTTGCATCTGTCATTGTTAGTTGTCCACTTATGTATCAGCATACCATCAATGGTTTTAGAAGTATAAATCAAAAGATGATAAACACCGCTAAGACGATGGGAGCAAGTGAAACTAAAATCTTTTTTAAACTCATTTTACCTTTATCAAAGCGATCCATTTTAGCTGGAATAATGATGAGCTTTGCACGTGCAATCGGAGAATTTGGTGCTACACTCATGGTTGCAGGATACATTCCTAATAAGACGAACACACTACCTCTTGAAATTTATTTTTTAGTCGAACAAGGCAAAGAAAATGAAGCTTGGTTATGGGTCCTTGTATTAGTTGCGTTCGCTGTGACAGTCATTGGTACTATCAATCTTATGAATAAAGATAAGTATAGGGAGGTTGATTAG
- a CDS encoding ATP-binding cassette domain-containing protein, translating into MLEIKLNDVLKHTTINIELNDGAPKIYAIQGFSGIGKTTILNIIAGLKKAKKAYIKVNDCVLTDTRNKININIQQRHIGYLFQDYQLFPHMSVYQNITFMARPSEHINHLIQTLKIDHLLTRYPANLSGGEAQRVALARSLSMKPNLILLDEPFASLDDETKEESIALVKEVFAEWHIPIIFVTHSNYEAQQLAHETIILNNNEKYNSRKKE; encoded by the coding sequence TTGTTAGAGATAAAGTTAAATGATGTACTAAAACATACAACAATTAACATTGAACTTAATGACGGTGCTCCTAAAATATATGCTATTCAAGGGTTCTCGGGAATTGGAAAGACGACAATATTAAACATTATTGCGGGATTAAAAAAAGCTAAAAAGGCTTATATCAAGGTAAATGATTGCGTTTTAACAGATACAAGAAATAAAATTAATATCAACATTCAACAACGTCACATCGGGTATTTATTTCAAGATTATCAACTTTTTCCTCATATGAGTGTTTATCAAAATATAACTTTTATGGCTCGTCCTTCTGAACATATTAATCATTTGATTCAAACCTTAAAAATTGACCATTTATTGACGAGATATCCGGCAAATTTATCAGGAGGAGAGGCACAACGAGTAGCTTTAGCAAGATCTTTAAGTATGAAACCAAATTTAATTTTGCTTGATGAGCCTTTTGCGAGCTTAGATGATGAAACGAAAGAAGAGAGCATTGCACTTGTGAAAGAGGTTTTTGCTGAATGGCACATTCCCATTATTTTTGTGACACATTCAAATTATGAAGCTCAACAACTCGCACATGAAACCATTATATTGAATAATAATGAAAAATATAATAGCCGCAAAAAGGAGTGA
- the mobB gene encoding molybdopterin-guanine dinucleotide biosynthesis protein B: MILQIVGFKNSGKTTLMMHAISFLKDKGYTVATIKHHGHEGEDIVLQNDKVDHMKHFNAGADLSIVQGHHYQQTVTRQSKQKLADIIKESVTMKCDIILVEGFKHENYYKIIVYHEENELVQLSKLTQIKGLINSNDFRAFKKLEKLLLELIKIEGMK; the protein is encoded by the coding sequence ATGATTTTGCAGATTGTTGGATTTAAAAATTCTGGTAAAACAACTTTAATGATGCATGCTATTTCATTTTTAAAGGATAAGGGGTATACAGTAGCGACAATTAAACATCATGGGCATGAAGGTGAAGATATTGTATTACAAAATGACAAAGTCGACCATATGAAGCATTTTAATGCTGGGGCTGATTTGAGTATTGTTCAAGGACATCATTATCAACAAACAGTGACTCGCCAAAGCAAACAGAAACTTGCTGACATTATAAAAGAATCTGTTACAATGAAGTGTGATATTATCTTGGTTGAAGGCTTTAAACATGAAAATTACTATAAAATTATTGTATATCATGAAGAAAATGAATTAGTTCAATTATCAAAATTGACTCAAATAAAAGGACTAATTAACTCTAATGATTTCAGAGCCTTTAAGAAATTAGAAAAGTTATTGTTAGAATTAATTAAGATTGAGGGAATGAAGTAG
- the glp gene encoding gephyrin-like molybdotransferase Glp — translation MSVEKRNPISVKEAISRIMKQNVEVQDTKVSLEDSLGHVLAEDIVATYDIPRFNKSPYDGFAIRSEDSKGASGYHRVHFEVIDHIGAGSVSKKTIAKNQAVRIMTGAEIPKGADAVVMFEQTVESETTFSIRKPFKHLENVSLKGEETRTGDIVLSKGMHITPGVIAVLATYGYTEVRVTKKPSVAVIATGSELLDVSDELQPGKIRNSNGPMIKALAEKFGLQVGTYKIQQDNLESSVGVIKEALESHDIVITSGGVSVGDFDYLPKIYEAVEADVLFNKVAQRPGSVTTVAFVHSQFLFGLSGNPSACFTGFELYVKPAVNMMMGARSCYPQIIKATLMEDFEKANPFTRFIRAKVTLTPAGTTVTPSGFNKSGAVVAIAHANSMIMLPGGTRGFKAGHTVDVILTESNAFEEDLIL, via the coding sequence ATGTCTGTTGAAAAAAGAAATCCCATATCAGTAAAAGAAGCTATCTCAAGAATTATGAAACAAAATGTTGAAGTACAAGATACGAAAGTAAGTTTGGAAGATAGCTTAGGACATGTATTAGCTGAGGACATTGTTGCAACATACGATATTCCTAGATTTAATAAATCACCATACGATGGTTTTGCAATTAGAAGTGAAGATTCTAAGGGAGCAAGTGGATATCATCGCGTGCATTTTGAAGTTATTGATCATATCGGTGCTGGCTCTGTTTCTAAAAAGACGATTGCAAAAAATCAAGCTGTCCGCATTATGACAGGAGCAGAGATACCCAAAGGTGCAGATGCAGTCGTAATGTTTGAACAAACAGTAGAGTCTGAAACAACCTTTAGTATAAGAAAGCCATTTAAACACTTAGAAAATGTATCATTAAAGGGCGAAGAAACTCGTACAGGTGATATTGTATTGAGTAAAGGGATGCATATTACTCCTGGAGTTATTGCTGTATTAGCGACATATGGTTATACCGAAGTACGGGTTACTAAAAAACCGAGTGTAGCTGTTATAGCCACTGGTAGTGAATTACTTGATGTAAGTGATGAGCTTCAACCTGGAAAAATAAGAAATTCCAATGGTCCTATGATTAAAGCATTAGCAGAAAAGTTTGGTTTACAAGTAGGTACATATAAAATTCAGCAAGACAATCTTGAAAGTAGCGTTGGAGTTATAAAAGAAGCTTTAGAGAGTCATGATATCGTTATTACTTCTGGTGGTGTGTCAGTAGGAGATTTTGATTATCTACCTAAAATTTATGAAGCTGTTGAAGCAGATGTGTTGTTTAATAAAGTTGCACAACGACCAGGAAGTGTTACAACTGTTGCATTTGTTCATAGTCAATTTCTATTCGGTTTGTCTGGGAATCCAAGTGCTTGTTTTACAGGTTTTGAACTATATGTCAAACCAGCTGTAAATATGATGATGGGTGCACGTTCGTGCTATCCTCAAATTATCAAAGCTACATTGATGGAAGATTTTGAGAAAGCCAATCCTTTTACACGCTTTATTCGTGCTAAAGTAACACTAACACCAGCTGGTACTACAGTTACTCCATCAGGATTCAATAAATCTGGAGCTGTTGTTGCGATTGCACATGCGAACTCAATGATTATGTTACCAGGAGGTACAAGAGGTTTTAAAGCTGGTCATACAGTTGACGTTATTTTAACTGAATCAAATGCTTTTGAAGAGGATTTAATACTATGA
- the moaC gene encoding cyclic pyranopterin monophosphate synthase MoaC — protein MTDFTHINKQGNAKMIDVSDKETSKRLARAHSSITVNGIIYNQIVKNTNKKGNVLNTAQIAGIMAAKNTSMIIPMCHPLSLTGIDVSFEWDTSHAPSYQLNISASVSTTGKTGVEMEALTAASVTALTIYDMTKAVDKGMIIGKTYLESKSGGKSGDYQRSHKS, from the coding sequence ATGACTGATTTTACACATATTAATAAACAAGGTAACGCTAAAATGATTGATGTTTCTGATAAGGAAACATCAAAAAGACTAGCTCGTGCACATTCAAGTATTACTGTAAACGGAATAATTTATAATCAAATTGTAAAAAATACCAATAAAAAAGGCAATGTACTTAATACCGCTCAAATCGCAGGTATAATGGCAGCCAAAAATACATCTATGATTATTCCTATGTGTCATCCTTTGTCGCTTACAGGTATTGATGTGTCGTTTGAATGGGACACATCCCATGCTCCTTCATATCAATTAAATATCAGTGCAAGCGTCTCAACGACTGGTAAAACCGGTGTAGAAATGGAAGCTTTAACTGCTGCCTCAGTGACCGCATTAACAATTTATGACATGACAAAGGCTGTAGATAAAGGCATGATTATTGGTAAAACATATTTAGAGTCAAAATCTGGTGGTAAATCTGGCGATTATCAAAGATCACATAAGTCATAA
- a CDS encoding ThiF family adenylyltransferase, with protein sequence MNQKRYSRQILFKHIGVEGQEQIGKCHVLIIGMGALGTHLAEGLVRAGVGQLTIVDRDYIEFSNLQRQTLFTESDACEALPKVIAAQNALQRIRSDINLHAFIEHVNYHFLENHAKEVDLIIDATDNFDTRQLINDFSYKYQIPWIYGGVVQSTYVQASFIPGQTPCFNCLMPQLPSINLTCDTVGVIQPAVTMATSLQLRDALKFLSGNKIKAQLTYGNVWEGAHYTFGFSRLHNLECPTCGNHPHYPHLIQEHQSYVMLCGRDTVQYENKKISQEILVSFLSQHAIHFHTNKYMTTFEFKGHRIVSFNGGRLLIHGTKKPQEAIQLINQLFG encoded by the coding sequence TTGAATCAGAAACGCTATTCAAGACAAATATTGTTCAAACATATTGGTGTTGAAGGCCAAGAGCAAATTGGAAAATGTCATGTGCTTATTATTGGTATGGGAGCTTTAGGAACACATTTAGCTGAAGGTTTAGTCAGAGCAGGGGTCGGCCAATTAACTATTGTTGATAGAGACTACATTGAATTTAGTAATTTACAAAGACAAACGTTATTTACTGAAAGTGATGCTTGTGAAGCTTTACCAAAAGTAATTGCAGCACAAAATGCTCTCCAACGTATCAGAAGCGATATTAATCTTCATGCATTTATTGAGCATGTCAATTACCATTTTTTAGAAAATCATGCTAAAGAAGTGGACTTAATCATAGACGCGACTGATAACTTTGATACAAGGCAATTGATTAATGATTTTTCATATAAATATCAAATTCCTTGGATATATGGAGGAGTGGTCCAGAGTACTTATGTTCAAGCGTCATTTATTCCTGGACAAACGCCATGTTTCAATTGTTTAATGCCTCAGTTACCATCAATTAATCTCACTTGTGATACAGTTGGGGTCATTCAACCAGCTGTAACAATGGCAACAAGTTTACAGTTAAGAGATGCCTTGAAGTTTTTGAGTGGTAATAAGATTAAAGCTCAATTAACTTATGGTAATGTTTGGGAAGGGGCGCATTATACATTTGGCTTTAGTCGATTGCATAATTTAGAATGTCCAACTTGTGGTAATCATCCGCATTATCCACATCTCATTCAGGAACACCAAAGTTATGTGATGCTATGTGGACGAGATACCGTTCAATATGAAAATAAAAAGATTTCTCAGGAAATATTGGTTTCTTTCCTTTCACAACACGCCATTCATTTTCATACTAATAAGTATATGACCACATTTGAATTTAAAGGACACCGTATAGTTTCATTTAATGGCGGACGACTTTTAATACATGGTACTAAAAAACCACAAGAAGCAATTCAATTAATTAATCAACTATTTGGTTAA
- the modA gene encoding molybdate ABC transporter substrate-binding protein: MKLKHILVIILTLCLVLAGCSNTNNSSQKKEPTNSSSEKKQELQISAAASLTEVSQALGDEFKKEHKNVDIKFNYGGSGALRQQIETGAPTDVFMSANTKDVDILKDKNKAQDTYNYAKNTLVLIGDKDKNYKSLKDLKSSDKLALGQIKTVPAGKNAKQYLDDNNLYDSVKNNVVYAKDVKQVLNYVETGNAQEGFVYKTDLYNPKKKTDKVKEIEEIKLSKSITYKAGVTSDKKLARDWLKFLKSPKAKKILEEYHFAM; encoded by the coding sequence ATGAAACTTAAACACATTTTAGTTATAATCTTAACATTATGTCTGGTACTGGCGGGGTGTTCTAATACTAATAATTCAAGTCAAAAAAAGGAACCCACCAATTCAAGTAGTGAGAAAAAACAAGAGTTACAAATCTCAGCAGCAGCAAGTTTAACTGAAGTAAGTCAAGCGCTTGGGGATGAATTTAAAAAAGAACACAAAAATGTAGATATTAAATTTAATTATGGCGGGTCAGGTGCTTTGAGACAACAAATTGAAACAGGTGCACCTACAGATGTATTTATGTCAGCAAATACAAAAGATGTTGATATTTTAAAAGACAAAAATAAAGCGCAGGATACTTATAATTATGCTAAAAATACACTTGTATTAATTGGAGATAAAGATAAAAACTATAAATCTTTAAAAGATTTAAAAAGTAGTGATAAACTTGCGTTGGGTCAAATCAAAACAGTGCCAGCAGGAAAAAATGCTAAACAATACTTAGATGACAACAACTTATATGATTCAGTTAAAAACAATGTTGTCTATGCTAAAGATGTTAAACAAGTACTCAATTATGTTGAAACAGGGAATGCGCAAGAAGGTTTTGTCTATAAGACTGATTTATATAATCCGAAGAAAAAGACTGATAAAGTAAAAGAAATTGAAGAAATTAAACTTAGTAAATCTATTACTTATAAAGCTGGAGTAACTTCTGACAAAAAATTAGCCAGAGATTGGCTTAAATTTTTAAAATCACCTAAAGCAAAGAAAATTCTTGAAGAATATCATTTCGCTATGTAA